In one Dreissena polymorpha isolate Duluth1 chromosome 7, UMN_Dpol_1.0, whole genome shotgun sequence genomic region, the following are encoded:
- the LOC127837226 gene encoding negative elongation factor E-like, whose protein sequence is MVIVNLSSALTEEEELLKLKYAKLRKKRKQLQALKTVKPEREPEKVKPVKRPSESAEDAKEQAKKLVMSGAIKLSDKKEKQGFKRSRNLEKKLQDPEKTPQPVVGFQPFAATHAEEEREERGPKSSLARGQKYTNFVRGEREHPGRPERADDHEEWAERRDRRPREPLPEKGHTVHVKGLGIGEEMLRKTFSNFGNIVNITMEKERNTGFITFESMDSADAAIQEGDGAVVEGVQLKVSMARRQPSFEVTNTEQSTGSWSTIAASTSQKGTFKDKRDVVAYDEDNMFSE, encoded by the exons atggtgaTTGTAAATTTGTCATCGGCATTAACAGAAGAAGAGGAATTGTTAAAGTTAAAATATGCGAAGTTAAGGAAAAAg cGTAAGCAGCTGCAGGCATTAAAGACTGTCAAACCAGAGCGGGAACCAGAAAAAGTGAAACCAGTTAAGCGCC CATCGGAATCAGCAGAAGATGCCAAAGAACAGGCCAAGAAGCTTGTCATGTCAGGG GCCATTAAACTGAGCGACAAAAAGGAGAAACAGGGCTTCAAGCGTTCCCGAAATCTGGAGAAGAAACTGCAGGACCCTGAGAAGACTCCCCAACCTGTTGTGGGATTCCAGCCATTTGCTGCCACCCATGCGGAAGAAGAGAGGGAAGAACGG GGTCCTAAATCCAGCCTAGCTCGTGGGCAGAAGTACACAAACTTTGTGCGTGGTGAACGGGAGCATCCTGGTAGACCAGAGAGAG CTGATGACCATGAGGAATGGGCTGAACGACGAGATCGACGCCCCAGGGAGCCTCTGCCAGAAAAAG GCCACACAGTCCATGTGAAAGGTCTAGGCATAGGGGAGGAAATGCTGAGGAAGACATTCTCAAATTTTGGCAACATTGTCAACATCACCATGGAAAAAGAACGCAA TACTGGTTTTATCACATTTGAAAGCATGGACTCTGCAGACGCTGCCATTCAAGAG GGCGACGGTGCCGTGGTAGAGGGTGTACAGCTGAAGGTGTCAATGGCTCGCAGGCAACCGTCCTTTGAGGTGACCAACACCGAACAGTCCACTGGGTCTTGGTCAACCATTG ctGCCAGTACTTCACAGAAAGGGACATTCAAAGACAAACGGGATGTTGTAGCTTATGATGAGGACAATATGTTCTCAGAATGA